Proteins encoded together in one Nitrospinaceae bacterium window:
- a CDS encoding SpoIIE family protein phosphatase: protein MNDDKSNFEERIQFLESEVENLKRVQECTASLISSLDFDETLHIILRTARDTVGAKQGSILLYNSELTHLAIAYAVGLREETVKHTRIIPGEGIAGQVAQSGEPILVENIDEDPRYKERRTGSERSNAFACLPMNCHGKTLGVMNLSHPGEEIPFNQNSLPLLVALANQAAVAIAHSELHRSLVEKEKLEQQIETARSIQESFIAPQIYIQNEEFMFSARNVAARTVGGDLYDVVEAQEGCTAFFLGDVSGKGIPAALYMARLFSEVHHFIGLNPEPAAVLTALNNSLCKRPHRGMFVTMAYGLIIPKENRALICNAGHPSPIVKEKNGAVHILPPPKHPPLGLLADISFTSHEVQLHPGDLMLLHTDGVNEATNTSGDEFGTSRLEQAIRQFNGENDPVDFLIDQLESFTGNHPAHDDITMLSATRNA, encoded by the coding sequence ATGAATGACGACAAATCAAATTTTGAGGAGCGCATCCAGTTTCTGGAGAGTGAAGTCGAAAATCTCAAGCGCGTCCAAGAATGCACAGCGTCCTTAATTTCCTCGCTGGATTTCGATGAGACACTTCATATTATATTAAGAACGGCTCGGGATACCGTCGGGGCTAAACAAGGTTCTATTCTTCTCTACAATAGCGAACTTACGCACCTGGCAATTGCGTATGCTGTGGGCCTCAGAGAAGAAACTGTTAAGCACACCCGTATCATCCCGGGAGAAGGAATCGCTGGGCAAGTTGCTCAGTCGGGCGAACCAATTCTCGTTGAAAATATCGATGAAGATCCTCGTTACAAAGAACGGCGCACTGGCTCTGAGCGCTCTAACGCATTTGCATGCCTTCCGATGAATTGCCATGGAAAGACATTGGGTGTTATGAATTTAAGCCACCCAGGAGAAGAAATTCCTTTCAATCAGAATTCCCTGCCCTTACTCGTCGCACTGGCAAACCAAGCCGCAGTTGCAATTGCTCACTCCGAGCTACACAGGTCTCTTGTCGAGAAAGAAAAACTTGAGCAACAAATCGAGACTGCCCGCTCCATTCAAGAAAGCTTTATCGCTCCTCAAATTTATATCCAGAATGAGGAATTCATGTTCTCGGCACGCAACGTGGCGGCAAGGACCGTAGGAGGCGACCTCTACGATGTTGTGGAAGCCCAAGAAGGTTGCACAGCCTTTTTTTTAGGCGATGTTTCGGGAAAAGGAATTCCGGCCGCGCTTTATATGGCTAGGCTCTTTAGTGAAGTTCACCATTTCATTGGCCTGAACCCCGAACCTGCGGCAGTGCTGACTGCCTTAAACAATTCTCTGTGCAAGCGTCCTCACCGCGGTATGTTCGTGACCATGGCATATGGACTCATCATTCCGAAAGAAAACAGAGCCCTTATATGTAATGCTGGACACCCTTCTCCGATAGTGAAAGAAAAAAACGGAGCAGTCCACATCCTTCCACCGCCTAAACATCCACCTCTTGGTCTTCTGGCTGATATTTCTTTCACCTCCCACGAAGTCCAACTTCATCCGGGCGATCTAATGCTCTTGCACACTGATGGCGTAAATGAGGCCACGAACACATCAGGAGATGAGTTCGGTACATCTCGTCTTGAGCAGGCAATAAGACAATTCAATGGAGAAAATGACCCCGTTGATTTCCTTATTGACCAACTAGAATCTTTCACCGGAAACCATCCCGCCCACGACGACATTACGATGCTTTCAGCGACGAGAAACGCTTAA
- a CDS encoding TldD/PmbA family protein: MHESVAERFKEIVPDVDSWSIRILQEKEEQISVRKNIPQPFVKTHESGAMITIWDQGGVGYAAASDFSKKGLKKSAENALAWARRSASHMVPGLFESEPSCHEGDYSSPVGTPWEQISLAEKLDFLKEVNNKLNTGGRIIEWFAFLNYLEEKSLLVTSAGGSVHQMICALIPNMGAVANAGSESQRRTYGGRGHARQGGWESVRQGEMLGAAPEVTREAEELLFVPNCPEGDMDLLLSPDQMILQIHESIGHPLELDRILGDERNYAGTSFITLDKFGDFRYGSNLLNVVFDPGELGELASYAFDDEGSPASREYLIRNGILVRGIGGELSQARSGVPGVSCSRAVGWNRPPIDRMANINIEPGDSSLEEMIASVERGVYMKTNCSWSIDDSRRKFQFGCEWARLIENGELMSVVKNPNYRGVTDQFWQNLTMLGNRDTFEVLGTPNCGKGEPNQMVRVGHATPACLFNNIEVFGGE, translated from the coding sequence ATGCATGAATCTGTTGCTGAGCGATTCAAGGAAATTGTTCCCGATGTGGACTCCTGGTCCATTCGTATTTTACAAGAAAAAGAAGAGCAAATATCTGTTCGTAAAAATATCCCACAACCGTTTGTGAAAACACACGAATCCGGTGCCATGATCACCATATGGGATCAAGGTGGTGTTGGTTATGCTGCAGCAAGCGATTTTTCGAAGAAAGGATTGAAGAAATCGGCCGAAAATGCGCTTGCCTGGGCTCGTCGGTCGGCCAGCCATATGGTGCCCGGGCTCTTTGAATCGGAGCCTTCTTGCCACGAAGGAGATTACAGTAGTCCCGTGGGCACCCCTTGGGAGCAGATATCGCTGGCCGAGAAATTGGATTTTTTAAAAGAAGTAAATAATAAATTGAATACCGGAGGGCGAATCATTGAATGGTTCGCATTTCTTAATTATCTGGAAGAGAAAAGTCTGCTGGTTACCTCTGCTGGGGGTTCAGTGCATCAAATGATTTGTGCGTTGATACCCAATATGGGAGCGGTGGCAAATGCTGGATCCGAATCCCAGCGAAGAACCTATGGCGGAAGAGGTCATGCACGGCAAGGCGGATGGGAGTCCGTAAGACAAGGCGAAATGCTGGGTGCAGCTCCTGAAGTGACTCGTGAGGCTGAAGAATTATTGTTCGTCCCCAATTGTCCCGAAGGGGATATGGATCTTCTGCTCTCTCCCGATCAAATGATATTGCAAATTCATGAATCAATCGGACACCCCTTGGAACTTGACCGTATTTTGGGTGATGAACGGAATTATGCAGGGACGAGTTTCATTACGCTCGATAAGTTCGGTGACTTCCGATATGGCTCGAATCTTCTGAATGTCGTATTTGATCCGGGTGAACTAGGTGAACTGGCGAGTTATGCCTTTGATGATGAGGGGAGCCCGGCGAGTAGGGAGTATTTAATTCGAAACGGAATTTTGGTTAGAGGTATCGGTGGCGAGCTCTCACAGGCACGATCAGGAGTTCCTGGTGTGTCTTGCTCTCGTGCGGTGGGATGGAATCGCCCGCCGATTGATCGAATGGCGAATATTAATATCGAGCCTGGTGATTCCAGTCTTGAGGAAATGATTGCTTCCGTTGAGCGCGGCGTTTACATGAAGACTAATTGTTCTTGGTCGATAGACGACTCGAGGCGAAAATTTCAATTCGGCTGTGAATGGGCTCGTCTAATTGAAAATGGGGAGCTTATGAGCGTTGTCAAGAACCCTAATTACCGGGGTGTCACAGATCAGTTCTGGCAAAATCTGACGATGCTAGGGAATCGAGATACGTTTGAAGTACTGGGTACTCCAAATTGCGGCAAGGGAGAGCCTAATCAGATGGTACGTGTCGGCCATGCGACTCCGGCTTGTTTGTTCAACAATATTGAAGTCTTTGGCGGAGAATAA